In a genomic window of Ipomoea triloba cultivar NCNSP0323 chromosome 3, ASM357664v1:
- the LOC116011888 gene encoding chlorophyll synthase, chloroplastic-like yields MASLLNTVPSIRLSSFKCNPLRAPHLSYPISLTPSRSRFVVRATETDSEVKAKVPDKAPPESGSSINQILGIKGAKQETDKWKIRVQLTKPVTWPPLVWGVVCGAAASGNFHWTPEDVAKSIVCMLMSGPFLTGYTQTINDWYDREIDAINEPYRPIPSGAISENEVITQIWVLLLGGLALGGLLDVWAGHDVPVIFYLAVGGSLLSYIYSAPPLKLKQNGWIGNFALGSSYISLPWWAGQALFGTLTPDVIVLTLLYSIAGLGIAIVNDFKSIEGDRAMGLQSLPVAFGSETAKWICVGAIDITQLSVAGYLFSVGKPYYALALLGLTAPQIFFQFKYFLKDPVKYDVKYQASAQPFLVLGLLVTALATSH; encoded by the exons ATGGCTTCTCTGCTCAACACTGTGCCCTCCATAAGATTATCAAGTTTCAAATGTAATCCCCTTCGAGCTCCGCACCTCTCATATCCTATCTCTCTGACGCCCTCAA GGAGCAGGTTTGTGGTGAGGGCCACCGAGACTGACAGTGAAG TTAAAGCTAAGGTACCGGATAAGGCGCCGCCGGAATCTGGTTCCAGCATTAATCAAATTCTTGGTATCAAAGGAGCCAAGCAAGAAACG GACAAATGGAAGATTCGTGTTCAGCTAACAAAGCCTGTTACTTGGCCTCCCCTTGTCTGGGGTGTGGTCTGTGGAGCTGCTGCTTCAG GGAACTTCCACTGGACTCCCGAAGATGTGGCTAAATCAATTGTTTGTATGCTAATGTCTGGTCCTTTCCTTACGGGCTATACTCAG ACAATTAATGACTGGTATGATCGAGAAATTGATGCTATTAATGAGCCTTACCGTCCAATTCCCTCTGGAGCAATATCTGAGAATGAG GTTATCACACAAATATGGGTGCTGCTTTTAGGTGGCCTAGCGTTGGGTGGTTTATTAGACGTGTGG GCAGGGCATGATGTTCCTGTTATATTTTACCTAGCTGTTGGTGGATCATTGCTGTCGTATATATACTCAGCTCCACCATTGAAG CTCAAACAAAATGGATGGATTGGCAACTTTGCTTTAGGGTCGAGCTACATCAGTTTGCCTTG GTGGGCTGGTCAAGCTTTGTTTGGGACCCTCACACCTGATGTTATTGTTCTAACACTCTTGTATAGCATTGCTGGG TTGGGTATTGCTATTGTAAATGACTTCAAGAGCATTGAAGGAGATAGGGCCATGGGACTTCAG TCACTTCCGGTAGCTTTTGGCTCAGAAACTGCCAAATGGATTTGTGTTGGTGCTATCGACATAACTCAATTATCAGTGGCAG GCTATCTTTTTAGTGTTGGGAAACCATATTACGCATTAGCCCTCCTAGGTCTAACAGCACCACAGATCTTTTTCCAG TTCAAATACTTCCTAAAAGACCCCGTCAAATATGATGTGAAGTATCAG GCTAGTGCACAACCATTTCTTGTACTTGGTCTTTTAGTTACTGCATTAGCAACGAGCCATTGA
- the LOC116014199 gene encoding histone-lysine N-methyltransferase ATXR6-like, with protein MAAPSTSMVLRKRTHATNPFLLGLLPRKRSRSKVEEEEEEGEDYGDVCCEKCGSGSRGSELLLCDKCDRGFHLFCLRPILAAVPKGSWFCPSCSKLKNVTEFPLIQTKIVDFFRIQRSLDATDNLSEGCHKKRRRISSLAASKKRRKLLPFNPTEDPTRRLEQMASLATALTASGAEFSNELTYMPGMAPRKANCAALEREGMQVMSKEDAETLNLCKKMMERGEWPPLLVVFDPKEGFTVEADRSIRDLTIITEYVGDVDFLKNRENDDGDSMMTLLCTAEASKCLVICPDKRSNIARFINGINNHTPGGRKKQNVKCVRFNVNGESRVLLIASRDIKKGERLYYDYNGYENEYPTEHFV; from the exons ATGGCAGCTCCTTCGACATCAATGGTGCTACGAAAGAGAACCCACGCTACGAATCCCTTTTTACTGGGCTTATTGCCCAGGAAGCGATCCAGATCAAAGgtagaggaagaagaagaagagggcgAGGATTATGGTGATGTGTGCTGTGAGAAATGCGGGTCTGGCAGCCGAGGATCCGAGCTTTTGCTCTGCGATAAATGCGATCGAGGTTTTCACCTGTTTTGCCTCCGCCCCATTCTCGCCGCCGTGCCCAAAGGCTCCTGGTTCTGCCCTTCTTGCTCCAAACTTAAAAATGTTACTG AGTTTCCTCTCATCCAGACAAAGATTGTTGACTTCTTTCGGATTCAGAGATCATTGGATGCAACGGACAACCTAAGTGAAG GCTGCCACAAGAAGCGAAGAAGAATTAGTAGCCTGGCAGCCTCGAAAAAGAGGAGAAAGTTATTGCCATTCAATCCTACCGAAGATCCTACCAGGAGACTCGAGCAAATGGCATCGCTAGCAACAGCATTAACAGCGTCGGGGGCAGAGTTCAGTAATGAGCTTACTTATATGCCAGGCATGGCACCGAGGAAGGCAAATTGTGCTGCACTTGAGCGCGAAGGGATGCAG GTAATGTCAAAAGAAGATGCCGAAACCTTAAATTTGTGCAAGAAAATGATGGAAAGAGGTGAATGGCCACCTCTTCTGGTGGTTTTTGATCCCAAAGAAGG ATTTACTGTTGAAGCTGATAGGTCCATTCGAGACCTAACCATAATCACCGAGTATGTTGGAGATGTTGATTTCTTGAAAAATCGCGAGAACGATGATGGAGATAGCATGATGACTCTATTATGCACTGCTGAGGCTTCAAAATGCCTTGTTATCTGCCCTGATAAACGCAGTAACATAGCTCGCTTCATCAATGGCATTAACAACCATACACC GGGAGGAAGGAAGAAACAGAATGTGAAATGTGTGAGATTCAATGTAAATGGAGAAAGTCGAGTGTTACTGATAGCAAGCAGAGACATTAAAAAGGGTGAAAGGCTATATTATGATTACAATGGATATGAGAATGAATATCCAACTGAGCACTTTGTGTGA